The DNA sequence TTTGCTCTTCTTCTTTGCATTCGTTTTAGGGCAAATTTGCAAAATAATAGCCAAAAATATTTAAATTTAGACGCATTTGGTTTGCTAAATCTTTAAAATAATCGGGAGCTGCAAGGCGGATATTTTAAAATTTGCTGTATAATCCAAACTAAAATTTAAACCAAAGGAATAGCGATGTCCGAGCAAATTTTCGAGAAACTAAAAGAGCTGTTAAGCGCGCAAAACGCAAACTTTCGCGCGGTATCTCACGAAAGCGTCAAAACCTCGGCCCAGGTTGCCGTAGCGCGCGGCACGCAGCTAGGACAGGGGGCTAAGGCGCTCGTTTGCGCCATAAAAGGCGGCGGCGCCAAACGATATGTTTTGGCGGTGCTGCCTGCTGATTACAAGGCTGATTTGCAGCTCATCGCGAGCGCACTTGGCGGATCAAGAGCTAGCCTAGCAAGCCCCGACGAGGTCGCGAGGCTAACGGACTGCGTACCCGGCAGCGTTCCGCCCTTTAGCTTTTGCGAGGAGTTAGAGCTGATCGCCGATCCTAGCTTATTTACGCGCTACGACGAGCTTGCCTTCAACGCAGGCTTGCTAGATCGCTCTATCATTTTAAACGCGAAGGACTACGAACGCATCGCTCAGCCAAGGTCGGTTAAATTTGCGGTTGAGCAGTAAAATCCGTATGATTAAATTTGACCCGAATTTCGGCGAATCAGGTTGAATAAATTTTGCGCGATTAAATTTAAATTAGGCAAATTTGTTAGCGCGCGCCGAATTTGCCCGAAGTAGATACGGCCGCGCAAAAAGGCTAAATTTGCTTATTTTTGTAGCTCTTTTAGATTTTTAAAGCGGTAAATCCCGTTTTTTACGCGCTCGAAAATTTTACGGCTCTCTAGCAGTTTTATCGTCTCTATGACGGTGGGTTTGCTAGCGCTCGTTTGCTCGCAGATTTGCGAAATTTTAATACAGATGAAGCCGTTTTCATCGGCATTTTGCGCTAAAAATAAAATGATTTCCGTCTTTTTCTCGCCCAAAATTTGAGCGAAAATTTCCCTTGCTAGCCCGTCCATCAAAGTCCGAATTTCTAAATTTTTCGCTATTATAGCCGTTTTTTACAAAGGATAAAATTTGAAACTAATCAGCTGGAACGTAAACGGACTGCGCGCCGTCGCCGCTAAAGACGGCTTTGCTTGGCTAGAGCAGCAAAAGCCCGATTTTTTGGGCCTTCAGGAGATCAAGGTACGCGAAAGCGACGTGCCCGCCGAGATTTATAAGCTCGGATTTAACGAAATCAGCGTAAATTCGGCGACCAGAGCCGGGTATTCCGGCGTGATGAGTCTGGCTAAATTTAGCTCCGCCACGCAAAAAGCGGCGTTTTTTAACGACGACGAAGGGCGGGTTTTGGAGCATCGATTCGGCAACGTCGCGCTTTTTAACATCTACTTTCCAAACGGCCAAAAAGACGAGACTCGCCTAGCTTACAAGATGGATTTTTACGCTAAATTTTTAGCTTATATACAGGAGCTCGTAAAACAGGGAAAAGACGTGATATTTTGCGGCGACGTAAACACCGCGCACCGCGAAATCGACCTCAAAAACCCCAAAGCAAACGCCAAAACCTCAGGCTTTTTGCCCATCGAGCGCGCGTGGCTGGACGAGGTCGTCTCGCGCGGATTTATCGACACCTTTCGGCACGTGCGCGGCGACGTCGCGGATGCGTATTCGTGGTGGAGCTACCGCTTTAACGCCCGCGCCAAAAACGTCGGCTGGAGGATCGATTATTTTTTCATTTCATCAAGCCTCAAAGACCGCCTAAAAGACGCGTTTATCCTAAGCGACGTCATGGGCTCTGATCACTGCCCCGTGGGCATAGAGATCGATTTGGACGGACTTTGCTAAAAGAAATCTTGCTTTATTTCGCGGCGGCGTTTTTTGAGATTTTGGGCTGCTTTAGCTTTTGGGCGTGTATTACAAAAGCGCGCTGTTTTTGGGGTTCGGCGGGGCATCGCTCGCGATGTTTGCTTTTATTTTGACGCGGGTAAATTTAGATTTGCCGGACGTGCTTACGCCGTCTACGGCGGCATTTATATCGTCTCGTCGCTGCTTTGGCTGCATTTTGTATAAAAGCAAGCCTTTACTAAATGGGGCTTAATCGGCGGCGCGATTTGCCTGCTTGGCACTTGCGCGGTGCTTTACGGCGGCAGAGGGTAAATTTAACCGCTAGAGCAATAACCGAACGATAAAAAAAGGGGGGGGCGTATGCGATTATTTATTTATCAAAACGAGCTTAACGCCATTTGTTTCGACGAGTATTTTAGTTACTTAAATAGCGTCAAAAATATAATCGATAAGCCTATATACGATTTTTTTTGAAGATGCCAAAACTTAGTCGCCGACCAAGCCGCACTAATTACGATAGCTTTTTCCATTCGCCTAGCGAGTACAAAAAAGGGTTACGAAAAAGAGTTAAGATTTCATCTTTTAAATCTTTATTAACTACTAACGTATTTAAATAGCAATAATTTCTAGTTAAAAGGATATCTCTATGCGAATCCGTATAAGCCGCCGCCGACAAGCCTTGTTTCGGATTAGCTAAATCCGAATAAACGACCTCTTCTTTTATTTTCCATCCGATTATTCTTACTAGATAAAACACTTCATTTGCGATTTTGCCGAATTTTTATTTCTATCGCTTGCGCCGCTTATTGGCCTTTAAATTATTCGCGTTTGCGTCTTTATATACCCATAACTCTTTAAAAACGAAATCGTAATCTAAAAAATCGGTTAATTCGGAAAAATCGTCGAATTCTTCCGGCAAAGGAAACCCGACACCCCAAATCCCATCGACCGCGACGAATCCGCCCCAAGCGACCTGCTCGGTCGTATTTTGCAAGATATCTGCTACGCTCATCCCGGCCCAGATGCGCCCTTTTGACGTTTTATAATATCCGTTAAAATTTACGCCGCACGAGATAAGGGAAATTTCAAAATTTATAGGGTCGAAATAAATATCCAAAAACGATTCTTTTATTTTTATGCAGTTATCGCGTATATCGCTTATTTCGTAGCCTAGTTTGTCTAATTTACTAAAGATACCATTAACGTTTTCGCCCAAATATATACCTCCGACGCCGACGTTTGGAGCGATGACGTCGCCTAAAATTTTCATTTCGTTTGCGCCGGTTTTAGTCTGCATGCGTTATCTTGCTTCATTTTTCGCCGTATTTTGCCTTTAGTAGGTCGTGAAGCTTGCTCCAAGTATGCGAATAATGCCCCCTGCTTTCAAAGCCGCAGCAGCTGATTTTGCTCTCTAGTATGGGCGTTAGATCTCCGTCTGCTACGTATTTAAAAAAGAATTCTCGCAAATTCGGAAAATTGGCTAAAAATTTCAAATTTTCCGCGTTAAAGCGCGCATCGAAACGCTCTAGCGACTCTAGCCGCACGCCTTCTATCGCCGCGCTATTAAGCAGCCTGCAGCGCTCTATATAAAGCCACTTTAGCTTTTTTAGAGCATTTATCTCGCTTACGTTAGTAAGCCTAGGCGCGGAAAATATAAACAAAAAATTTAGTTCGCTGCAACGCTTTATGCCGTCCAGGTTCACAATCCTCGTAAAAGCCAGCTCTAGCTGCTCAAGTCTTGGCGTATCACGGAAAACGGCCAAATTTTCGTGCGAGAGTTTTGAAAGTTTAGCGTAGCGCAAAGTAGGCGGCAGGCGGTTAAATTTCATCTTTTTGTTTTGCGTCGCCTCAAGCGCTTCTAAATTTTTGAAACGCGAGAAATCAAGCCCGAATTCGGCATTTTCGAAAAATCGCAAAGCTCGCATCTCAGTGTCGTAAAGCGCCTCCGCGCCCTTTACTTCGCCGATTTTAAAATCCTTCCAAATCTCTAAAATCTCTATCTCGGGAAAGATTTCAAACGCGCTAAGATCAAGCGAGGAAACAACGCTAGGGTTGCCTGCTATCCTAACAACGCGCACGTCGTGTTCTTTGGCAAAGGCTATGCCCTCGGCTAGTCTGCTAGGCGGGTATATCACTACCGTAGCATCTCTACCCTGCGACGGCTTTGGGGCGTAAGGATAGCGCACATCGCCTTGCACGCAAGCATCTATGATTTTAAATTTTTCGCTCATAAAATTCCTTAAAATGTTTCTGCGTTTGCCGGCCGCGTTTAAATTTACGCCGGCTTAACGATTTTGGCAAATTTTCGCTTGCGGTAAAGCCAAACTAGCCCGCTAAATTCTAAATTTAGCCTTTAGCTCAAAAACCCGTGATCTAAAAGGTGCGTGATTAAAATTTTAAATCCAAGTGCGATGAGGATCGCGCCGCCTAAAATCAGCGCCTTTTGCTCCAAAAACTCTCCCGCAAATTTACCGACGTAAAACGCCGCAACGCTAAGCGCGAAGCACACTATGCCGATCACGGCGGCGCTAAACCAGATGTTTGCAGCCGTAAAGCTCAGCGTCACGCCGACGGCTAGCGCGTCGATACTAGTGGCAAATCCGCCGCAAAGCAGCGTCCTCGTATCAAGGCTCACGGCCTGCGCGGGCTCGTTTCTACAGGCTTCGCGGATCATTTTTACGCCCAAAAAGCCCAAAATCGCAAACGCGATAAAATGATCGATCTGCGCGATAAATCTCGCAAACGCCGCGCCCAAAAAGTAGCCTGCAAGCGGCATCGCCGCCTGAAAAAATCCAAAAACAAACGCGATAAATAAAATCTTTGATAGCGCGAGATTGCGGTATTTTGCGCCGTTTGCGATGCTAAGCGCCGCCGCGTCCATAGCAAGCGCGATAGATAGAAGTAAAAGCTCCATTTTGCCCTTTCAAAAAGGCTAATTTTAACTCAAAATTTGCCTTTTTCGGTTACTCTCGCTCAAATTTGCGTCTAAATTTGACGTCTGAAATTTGAAGCCGCACAGACGAGTGCGCCGTATAAATTTGCGCTTAAATTTAGCCCTTAAATCACGGCTCAAATTTGCGATTTAAATTTTGCAAATTTAATCCTCCGCGCCGTAAAGAAGTGGGTAAATTTGCCCGAGAAATGCTCAAATTTACCCGTTTAAAAGCTGAAATTTAATATCATAACCGCCGAATTTTACTTGAAGGAAAAAGCAATGAAAAAAAGTTTGATTTTATGCGCGTTTTTACTCGCAGCTTCGGCGCACGCGGCAGGCTGGCAGGACGCGCTAAATAAAGAGACGCTAAATCAAGGCGCGCAGATACTGGGCGCGGCAAACTCGGGCGACTACAAAAGCGCGGTCAGCAGGGCTCTAAACGCGGCCGTTAAGGAGCTATCAAACGGGGGATTTTTAAAAAACGCAACGGCTAAAATCCCGTTGCCAAAGAGCCTGGAAACTGCGGCAAATTTGGCTAAAAAAGTAGGCGGCGAAAAGTGGGCTAACGAGCTAGTAACCTCGATAAATAACGCTGCAAGCGCGGCCGTGCCGGGAGCTGCGGACGTATTTTCGGGCGTGATAAAAAACATGAGCGACGCGGACGTGAAAAAGGTGCTAGAAGGCGGCAAGGATAGCTTTACGAAGTTTTTGCAACAAAACTCGAGCCAGAAGCTGCAAGCCGTATTTAAGCCAATCATTACCAAAATGATGAGCGACAATACCTTCGCAACCGCCTATAACGGGCTAAATTCGTTCGTCGCAGGTAGCGCGCTGGCAAAATCAGATACCGCAAAGCAGCTAAAAGGCATCGCTACTAGCATGGGTGCGGGCGAATACGTTCCGCAGGAAAACGAGGATCTAAACGACTACATTACGCGCAAGACGCTAGACGGGCTATTTAACGTGATGAGCGAGAAGGAAAGCTCGCTACGAGGCGGCGCCGTGGAGCAGGGCACGAAAATCCTGCAGGGAATTTTTAAATAAAAATAAGGGAGAATAGTGAAAAATAGTTTGGAATTTCGCGCCGACGTAGGCATGATATTTGTTGCGATAGTCTTTGGCCTGGGCTATCTGCCTACCTCGCTCGCGCTTGCTACTAACGGGGTTTTCGGCGTTTTGTTTTGGAGATTTTTGCTAGCGGCGATCATAGCCGGGGCGATTTTTTACAAAAAGCTAAAAAACGTAAGCGCGTCTGATATAAAACCCGGCGTGATTTTGGGTCTGTTTTTGTTCGCGGGATTTGTCAGCCAGACTTTCGCGTTTAAGTACGCCGACACCTCGTCCGTAGCCTTTATCATCGGGCTAAACGTGGCTTTGGTGCCTTTTATCGCAGCGGGGCTTTTTAGGCACAAAATTTACTCTTACGCGTTTGTGGGCGTGGCGTTTGCGGTGGCGGGGCTTTATATGATAGGCGATACGAAGGTGGGCTTTGGGCTGGGCGAAATTTTGGCTCTGGTTTGCGCCTGCGCTTATTCGTTTCACATCGTGCTGACGAACCGCCTAGTGCAAAAATGCGACCTCGTAAATATGGTCTATTTTGAAATTTTAACCCTGATCGCGCTTTGTTTTGCGGCTATTTTGGTTTTTGAGGACGCTAAAATCGCGCCGGTCGCAGACAAGGCGTTTATCATAGCGATGCTGGTCGTGGGCGTGCTGGGCACGGCGTTTGCGTTTTTCGCGCAGGCGCTTATGCAAAAATTTACCACGCCGGTTAAAACGGCGATATTTTTCACGCTAGAGCCCGTAACCGCAGGAGCGATGGGGTACTTTATCGGCGCCGAGGACATCAGCGCGTATAGGCTTTGCGGCGCAGCGCTTATCTTAGTCGGAGTTTTGATTAGCGAGATAGGCAGCTACCTGCGCGCTAAAAAGGAAAATTTAGCTTAAAATTTGGCGGGTTTTGCTTGCCGTTTCGTCCGCAGCAAAACCTCGCCGCAAAATCAAATTTATAAAATCGCCTCTTAAATTTAGCTTTAAATTTATCACCGTTTCGCCTGCCGGCAAGACGGCGGCGACTTTTAATTTGACGCGATAAAGCCCGAATTTAGTCAAATTGCGTTAAATTTGCCCCTTAAATTTAGCTAAAGAAATCAGATGAAAAAATCAACCGAGCTTAAGGCCGACTTCGCGCTGTTTGCTATCGCGGTGGTCTGGGGCGTGACGTTTTTGCCGATGGCCCAGACGCTAAAGACAAACGGCGTTTTTACGCTTTTGTTTTGGCGGTTTTTGATCTCGGCCGTTTTGATGGCGCTCATAAGCCTCAAATTTACGCGCAAGATCGATCCCAATTCGCTAAGATTCGGCGCATTTTTAGGCGCGCTTTTGTTTGCGGCCTTTACGCTTCAGACCTTTGCTCTAAAATACGCCCCAAGCTCCACCGTCGCCTTTATCACGGGACTAAACGCGGTTTTTACGCCCTTTATCGCTCTTGCGTTTTTCGGACAAAAGGTCGTAGTTTACGCCTTTATCGGCGCGTTTTTGTCGGCGGCGGGGCTTTATTTTCTAACGGGCAGCGAGCTTGGTTTTGGCGTCGGCGAGGGGCTTAGCGTCGTTTGCGCGCTGGGCTTTGCGCTGCATATCATTTTCACGGGCGTTTTGGTGCGCAGGTGCGAGCTGTACTGGATGGTGAGCGCGCAGTTTGCGGCCGTGGCGGCGCTTTGTTTCGCCGCCGCGCAGATTTTCGAGCCTCGCGGCGTCGTGCCCGTTTTAGACGAGGCGTTTTTCGTCGCAGTCGCGGTTACGTCGGTGTTTGCGACGGTTTTGGCATTTTTCGTGCAAACCGCGGCGCAGCGCTACACCACGCCCGTTAAAACCTCGCTTATATTTACCTTTGAGCCCGTGAGCGCTGGAATCGTGGGGTATTTCGTCGGCGGCGAGATACTAAGCGGCGTGCAGATAGCAGGAGCCGGGCTCATACTCTTTGGCATCGTCGTTAGCGAGGTCGGCAGCTACTATAAAAACAAAAGATCGCGGGAAAATTTGAGCTAGCGGCTTTTGTGTGCTTAAATACGGGACGGCCGAATTTTGCGGTTAAATTTAAGGTTTTAACGGCGAGTTTAGGTGCCAAATTTTGCTCAAATTTGGGCGTATCGAAAGCGAAATTTGACCGCACAAAGGAAGGGAAAAAATGAACGAGGATGAAAATTTAGCGGCACCAAAGTGGATGAAACTTGATGCCGACGAGAAAATTTTGTGCGAATTTGAGCTCGCGCATACCGTCCACAAAGAAGTCGACTCCGCGCTTTGTCTTTTGATACTGCTTTTATACGCGCGCAACAAGAGCTTTGACGTAGGCGTCTTTTGGGTCGCCATGACGGCCGGCTGCGCATTTTTATTTTGCCTTTTTGCGCGCCAAAGCGTAAAGACCGCCAAGGCCAAAAAGCTCTACGTTACGAACAGGCGCTTTATAACCAAACGCGGCGATACGGTCGGTATCGGCGACGTGTATTTTAGGTATCTAGAGACTAGCGGCGGCGATATCATAGACTTTAAAACCCAGATTTATTTTTATGAAAATAAAAGATTTTTATTTTATTGCGTTGCGGACGAGGAAAGCGACGAGTATCAAAATTTTATAAAAACGATATACGATATTTCAAAAAACGAGCATATTTTAGGGGAAAGACTGCCTTATTTTGTAAAACGAAAGCTAGTTAATCCCTAAATTTAGCCGAATGTACAGGCTTTTGCGCTCTTTGGCTCTCTTAGCAAACGTTGATCGCAACGCTTGGCCGCGCATCAAATTTTAGAGCGTTACCGCCGCAAAGCTTGCTTTAAACAAATCGTGGCTCGGCGTCAAAGATTTTGCTAGCGGATAAATTTAAAATTTGCTTTTGGCGCAGATTTGGATTTAGTCGGCGATGCGTATTTTCGTGATTGTGCTTTTTGCCGTTACGGGCGGACGCAAATTTGATGCTGGAAGCCGCAAAACAAAAGCCTTTTTGTAGTTTTGAGGTCAAATTTACAAGTAAAATTTAAGCTAAATTTGTCAAATTTAGCTTAAATTCAGCAGGCCAACAAAGCGCGGCAAAATTTGAAAATCCAATCAAATCTCGGCTTTCAAGCGGCAAATTCGGTGCGAAATCCAAACGCAGTGAAGTAAAAATAGGCGCAAAATTCGGACAAACCCGCAAATTAAACAAAAGTCAAAACGCTCAAATTTAACCAAATTCGCGCCGCGTACGTTAAATTTGAATAAATTTGGCTCGAAACGCTTGCCTTACCGCCTCTTTACCGCCGTAAATACAAAAAAACAAACCGAAGCGATGAGGATGATGCTCGCGCCGCTGGTTAAATTCGCCTCAAAGCTCAGCCACAGCCCGCTAACGCAAAACGCGGCCGAGATGAACGCGGCGTTTAGCATCATCGTGCCCAGGCGGCTTGATATCGCGCCCGCGATGTAGGGCGGGATCGTGAGTAGCGCGATAACCAGTATGAGCCCGACCGCGCGTATCGTCATCACGACGCTTAGCGCCATCATGCACGTTAGCGCGTAGTATAGCAGCGTTGTGCGCACGCCGCGAAGCCGCGCAAACTCCGCGTCAAAGCTAAGCGCCTCAAACTGGCGGTAAAATAGCGCGACGGACGCGAGTATGACGCAGTTTGCGACCGCCATAAAAACAAGATCGCCCTGCGGCACGGCCAAAATCGAGCCGAAAAGATAGCTCATCAAATCGACGTTGTAGCCAGGCGCCAGGTCGGTGAGGATGATGCCAAACGCCATGCCAAACGCCCACAGCGCGCCGATAACCGAGTCCATCTTGCTTTTATCTTTGAGCGTGATCGTAGCGATGAGTAGCGCCAAAAACAGCGAAAACAGACTAGCACCTAACAGCGGCTCAAGCGAAAAATAAAACGCGATGCCAAGCCCACCGTATGCGCCGTGAGCGATGCCGCCTGCGATAAAAACCATGCGGTTTATGACCGTGAGCGTGCCGATCACGCCGCAAGCGATGCTAACGAGGATGCCTGCCAGCAGGGCGTTTTGCATAAAATTTAAGCTAAGAGCTTCTAGCATTTGTTTCCTTTTTACTTTTTTGGCGTTTTTGGCGTTGCTCGCCGAGACCCGCACCTTTAAGATGCTAAATTTAAATTAGTCAAATTTAGTTAGATTCTTTTCGTAAAAAACAACCGTTTGAGGTTGTTTTTTACTTTGTTGTAAAGGGGGTGGGGGGCTTGAATTACGCTCTGCCAGCAGTTGCGAAGCGTAGCTGAAGCAAAAGAGCTCCCTTTTATATCCGACTTTTCTTTTTCTTTGGAGGCGGAAGGGGTTTCTACTTACGAAGCGTCGCCCCTTCCGCCCCCAAACCCCCACCATCCCCACTGCACGTTAGCGGGGTGCGAACGCGCTATCGCGCCGCACGTTTTAAATTTACGACATAGTTAAATTTAACGCCGTCAAGATACAGGTTTCGGCAACTCAAATTTGTAAATTTAATGCCAAATTTGAACACAAAAAGTTAAGGCGCAGTATTTTGAGATGGATTTGAATGTTGTGAAGCAAAAATAAGCAAGGCTAACCAAATAGGTTGCCGCAGCGATATTTTTGCAAGCTCATTCAAAGACGCTCAAAAGACAAGCCGCAAATCGCCTAACGATGTCCGCAGCCGCACTCTTTCAACGCCACCTCCACATCGCAAAAATGCCTATGATCTCTGGCTAAATGCTCGATAAAATCCTGCTTTGAGCCGTGCGAGATCTCGTGCATGAAAAGATCGTGATTGACGTAGGCGACCTTGGTGGCGAAATTTAGCGTCAAATTTACGTCGTGGCTGATGAGCACGACGCCCGTACCCTCGACGTTTATCTGCTTTAGCAGCTTATAAACGTCTGCCTGGCCTTTCGTATCGATACTGGCGGTGGGTTCGTCTAGCATCAAAATTTTAGCCTTTGCGCAAAGCGCTCGCGCGATATAGACGCGTTGGCGCTGTCCGCCGCTTAGCTCGCCGATCTTGCGCCGCGTAAATTCGCCCATCCCGACGCGCTCCAGCGCCGCCTCGGCCTCTATCTTGTCGTCCTTGCCGTAAAATCCAAACAGCTTTTTATCTATCCGCCCCATCAAAACGACCTCGAGCACGCGCATCGGGAAGCTTTGATTTATCGGGATATTTTGCGGGACGTAGCCCACGGCCTTGCTCACGCTAGCAGGCTCCTGGCCAAACACCTCGATCGTGCCGCCGCTTGGCTTGTTTAGGCCTAACATCAGCTTTAAAAGCGTGCTTTTACCGCCGCCGTTTGGGCCTATGACGGCTAGAAAATCCTTGCAGTCGTATTCTAAATTTATGCCCTCAAACACGAGGTTTTCATCGTAACCAAAGCTCAAATTTCGCACCGAAATATCGCTCATAAAACGCTCACTTTACCCGAAATATAAAACATAAAAACGCCAAGCCCCAGCATCGCAAAAAGCGCGGCAAACTCGCAGCAAGTCCGCAGCGTGCGAAATCTCGCCGCGCCCTTTAGCTTAAAGCCGCAAACTGCCGCCAGAAATATCACCGCGCCCATGCCAAGCCCCATAAACAGGCCGCTAGCAAGCCCCGCCGCGTAGCTGTTTAGGCTAAAGGCTAGCACGAAAACCAGCAGCGTGCCAGGACACGGCACGAGCGATCCTGCTAGCACCACGAGCCACTCGCTAGCGGTTTTTGGCACTTCGTTAGAGGCCTTGCAAGCCGCGCAGCCGCACTCGCTCTCGTGAGCGGCAGGACTAAATTTGACGGAATTTGCGCTCAAATTTGAAGCAAAAGCTAAATTTGAACCAAAAACTTTACTCGCCCCTTTTGCGCCGTTTTCGCCTGAGACAGGCGCGGCGGCAAAGCTAAATTTAGGTTTTAGAGCCGTTTTTTTAAGCTTGGCGTAGATCATATAAACACTCACGCAAACGATCGTTACAGCCGAGATTTTCGTCATCGCGCCCGCCATATCGCTAACCTTATTCGTCAAAAACGCGTTTAAAAAAACGTAGCTAAAAAGCACGAGCAAAAACGCTCCCGCCACGTGTGCGAACCCGACCTTCATCGCAAAAGCTAGCGCACGCGAGTAGCTGCCGCCGTTTGCGACGAAGTAGCTAGCCGTTAGCATCTTAGCATGCCCGGGGCCTGCTGCGTGCAAAAAGCCGTAAAAGAAGCTAACCGCGGCCAGCAAGGCGAAATTTAGCGCGTTTAGCTCGGCGCTATTTATCTTGATGAGCTCTTTTAGGCGCTCCAAAAACTGAAGGCTCATGCTAGAAACCGAGTCAAATTTGGCTTTATCCGCCGCGTCGATTTGCTCTAAATTTTGCTTATTTTGCGGCTTAACTAGCGAGCTAAGCTCGGGCTTTGCGGGTTCTATTTTAGGCGCTTTTGAGGTCATTTCAAAAAACGCCGCATGCAAATTTACGTTTGGCACGAGATAAATTTTATCGGTGAGCGCGTAGGGGTCGGGTGAGTTTATTTTAAAGTTAAAAAATCCCTCGCGGTCAAAAATCTCGACCGTGACGACGCGGCCGTCTTTGACCGCTAAATTTAGCTCTAAAATATACTCGAAATTTAGCCTGCCGCCCTCCAGATAGACCCGCTGCGAGAGCGTTTTGGCGTGTAAATTTACGGTCTCGCCCGCGCCGTCGTAGTAGCCCACGCTAGTTAGGTAGCCGCGCGGAACGATGTAGTCGAGCAAGGATTTTTGTACCTTCCACGCTTCGTTTTTGCTAAGCGCCTTATCGGCATTTTC is a window from the uncultured Campylobacter sp. genome containing:
- a CDS encoding YbaK/prolyl-tRNA synthetase associated domain-containing protein, with the translated sequence MSEQIFEKLKELLSAQNANFRAVSHESVKTSAQVAVARGTQLGQGAKALVCAIKGGGAKRYVLAVLPADYKADLQLIASALGGSRASLASPDEVARLTDCVPGSVPPFSFCEELELIADPSLFTRYDELAFNAGLLDRSIILNAKDYERIAQPRSVKFAVEQ
- a CDS encoding replication/maintenance protein RepL encodes the protein MDGLAREIFAQILGEKKTEIILFLAQNADENGFICIKISQICEQTSASKPTVIETIKLLESRKIFERVKNGIYRFKNLKELQK
- a CDS encoding exodeoxyribonuclease III, translating into MKLISWNVNGLRAVAAKDGFAWLEQQKPDFLGLQEIKVRESDVPAEIYKLGFNEISVNSATRAGYSGVMSLAKFSSATQKAAFFNDDEGRVLEHRFGNVALFNIYFPNGQKDETRLAYKMDFYAKFLAYIQELVKQGKDVIFCGDVNTAHREIDLKNPKANAKTSGFLPIERAWLDEVVSRGFIDTFRHVRGDVADAYSWWSYRFNARAKNVGWRIDYFFISSSLKDRLKDAFILSDVMGSDHCPVGIEIDLDGLC
- a CDS encoding manganese efflux pump MntP family protein, translating into MELLLLSIALAMDAAALSIANGAKYRNLALSKILFIAFVFGFFQAAMPLAGYFLGAAFARFIAQIDHFIAFAILGFLGVKMIREACRNEPAQAVSLDTRTLLCGGFATSIDALAVGVTLSFTAANIWFSAAVIGIVCFALSVAAFYVGKFAGEFLEQKALILGGAILIALGFKILITHLLDHGFLS
- a CDS encoding DUF4197 domain-containing protein → MKKSLILCAFLLAASAHAAGWQDALNKETLNQGAQILGAANSGDYKSAVSRALNAAVKELSNGGFLKNATAKIPLPKSLETAANLAKKVGGEKWANELVTSINNAASAAVPGAADVFSGVIKNMSDADVKKVLEGGKDSFTKFLQQNSSQKLQAVFKPIITKMMSDNTFATAYNGLNSFVAGSALAKSDTAKQLKGIATSMGAGEYVPQENEDLNDYITRKTLDGLFNVMSEKESSLRGGAVEQGTKILQGIFK
- a CDS encoding DMT family transporter, whose amino-acid sequence is MKNSLEFRADVGMIFVAIVFGLGYLPTSLALATNGVFGVLFWRFLLAAIIAGAIFYKKLKNVSASDIKPGVILGLFLFAGFVSQTFAFKYADTSSVAFIIGLNVALVPFIAAGLFRHKIYSYAFVGVAFAVAGLYMIGDTKVGFGLGEILALVCACAYSFHIVLTNRLVQKCDLVNMVYFEILTLIALCFAAILVFEDAKIAPVADKAFIIAMLVVGVLGTAFAFFAQALMQKFTTPVKTAIFFTLEPVTAGAMGYFIGAEDISAYRLCGAALILVGVLISEIGSYLRAKKENLA
- a CDS encoding DMT family transporter; amino-acid sequence: MKKSTELKADFALFAIAVVWGVTFLPMAQTLKTNGVFTLLFWRFLISAVLMALISLKFTRKIDPNSLRFGAFLGALLFAAFTLQTFALKYAPSSTVAFITGLNAVFTPFIALAFFGQKVVVYAFIGAFLSAAGLYFLTGSELGFGVGEGLSVVCALGFALHIIFTGVLVRRCELYWMVSAQFAAVAALCFAAAQIFEPRGVVPVLDEAFFVAVAVTSVFATVLAFFVQTAAQRYTTPVKTSLIFTFEPVSAGIVGYFVGGEILSGVQIAGAGLILFGIVVSEVGSYYKNKRSRENLS
- a CDS encoding metal ABC transporter permease, with protein sequence MLEALSLNFMQNALLAGILVSIACGVIGTLTVINRMVFIAGGIAHGAYGGLGIAFYFSLEPLLGASLFSLFLALLIATITLKDKSKMDSVIGALWAFGMAFGIILTDLAPGYNVDLMSYLFGSILAVPQGDLVFMAVANCVILASVALFYRQFEALSFDAEFARLRGVRTTLLYYALTCMMALSVVMTIRAVGLILVIALLTIPPYIAGAISSRLGTMMLNAAFISAAFCVSGLWLSFEANLTSGASIILIASVCFFVFTAVKRR
- a CDS encoding ABC transporter ATP-binding protein, with protein sequence MSDISVRNLSFGYDENLVFEGINLEYDCKDFLAVIGPNGGGKSTLLKLMLGLNKPSGGTIEVFGQEPASVSKAVGYVPQNIPINQSFPMRVLEVVLMGRIDKKLFGFYGKDDKIEAEAALERVGMGEFTRRKIGELSGGQRQRVYIARALCAKAKILMLDEPTASIDTKGQADVYKLLKQINVEGTGVVLISHDVNLTLNFATKVAYVNHDLFMHEISHGSKQDFIEHLARDHRHFCDVEVALKECGCGHR
- a CDS encoding DUF1007 family protein, which translates into the protein MKFGRIFAVLALFASFFSFAHACALCALYTPTAHAEIKFNLQGETIKTATVTWTFSENFTELTLQSYDENADKALSKNEAWKVQKSLLDYIVPRGYLTSVGYYDGAGETVNLHAKTLSQRVYLEGGRLNFEYILELNLAVKDGRVVTVEIFDREGFFNFKINSPDPYALTDKIYLVPNVNLHAAFFEMTSKAPKIEPAKPELSSLVKPQNKQNLEQIDAADKAKFDSVSSMSLQFLERLKELIKINSAELNALNFALLAAVSFFYGFLHAAGPGHAKMLTASYFVANGGSYSRALAFAMKVGFAHVAGAFLLVLFSYVFLNAFLTNKVSDMAGAMTKISAVTIVCVSVYMIYAKLKKTALKPKFSFAAAPVSGENGAKGASKVFGSNLAFASNLSANSVKFSPAAHESECGCAACKASNEVPKTASEWLVVLAGSLVPCPGTLLVFVLAFSLNSYAAGLASGLFMGLGMGAVIFLAAVCGFKLKGAARFRTLRTCCEFAALFAMLGLGVFMFYISGKVSVL